TAAATTTATCGGCGCGCCGCTACGGTTTCTGGGTCACGCTGTGGGCAAAGCCGTGGTGATAGAGCTGGCGCCGGTGTTATCGTCGATAGTCTTCGCCGGACGCGTGGGGGCCGGTATCACGGCGGAACTGGGAACGATGAAGGTTACCGAGCAGATCGACGCGCTCGAGTCGATGGGTATCAGCCCGGTGCGGTACCTCGTGATGCCGAGAGTGCTGGCCTGTTTGTTCATGGTGCCGTTTCTGGTGATTTTCGCCAATTTTGTTTCGATTCTGGGCGGGCTGGTGGTTTCGGTTATCGGCGTGGCGGTGTCGTCTGAGACATTTCTGTTCGGATTTCGGGATTCGTTCCAGCTTTCGGATTTCGTCAACGGTCTGGTGAAAGCTGCCGTTTTCGGTTTCATAATTGGGCTTGTGGGATGCTACCAGGGCTTCAACACGCGCGGCGGCGCCCAGGGGGTGGGCACGGCCACGACATCGTCGGTGGTGATCTCCATGGTGCTGATACTGGTCTTTAATTTCATTTTTGCCGTGATTCTATTTAGAGTGTGATATGGATACACCGCTGATAAAGATAGAAGATCTTCATAAGAGTTTCGACACACAAAAGGTACTTGACGGGGTCAGCCTGGAAATTAAGCGTGGCGAATCTATCGTAGTTATCGGACAGTCGGGATGTGGTAAATCAGTGCTGCTTAAGCATCTGATACGCCTGATGGAGCCTGACAGCGGGCAGGTGTTTTTCGATGGCGAGGATATAAGCAAACTCACTTTTGAACAACTGACCTCATTGAGACGCCGCTTCGGGATGCTTTTTCAGTCGGCGGCGCTCTTCGATTCCATGACGGTTGCGGAGAATGTTGGCCTTGGTCTGAAGGAAGCGCGAGAGCACAGCGCTGACGAGATCAGGCGCATTGTCAATGAGAAGCTGGAGATGGTCGGGCTGCAGGAGGCAGGCGACAAGGATCCATCGGAGCTTTCCGGCGGAATGCGCAAGAGAGTCGGGCTGGCCCGGGCCATAGCGAACTCGCCGGAGGTTCTTCTGTACGACGAACCGACCACCGGGCTGGATCCGATAACGTCAGACATGATCAATGAGTTGATTGTGCATCTTCGCGAGCGGCTCAAAGTAACCTCGGTAGCCGTAACGCACGATATGAAATCAGCCTTTCAGATCGCGGATCGTATCGTCATGCTATATAAAGGCCGAATAGAATTCGACGGTACTCCTGAAGAAATCAAGACTACTGATAACGCCGTGGTCCGGCAGTTCATCGCGGGGTCGGCAAGCGGCCCTATTCAGGTCTAAGTGATGGCCAACCTCAAGAAGACAAAGACCGCTTTTTTCTGCACCAATTGCGGGGCGGAGCATTCCAAGTGGCAGGGGCAGTGTCGGGAGTGCGCGCAATGGAATTGTCTGGTAGAGGAGAAGATCATTGTCAAGAAATCCCCGGCCAAATCGTCGTTGACATCCCAACCGAAAAAGCTTCCGGAGATTAAATACGAGACTGAGTCCGGCCATGAGACGGGCATTGTCGAACTTGACCGTGTACTCGGGGGACAACTTCTTGAGGGTATGACCGTCCTGCTGGGCGGCGAACCCGGAATCGGAAAATCCACGCTGCTTTTGCAGGCGGCTGAGGCATACTCGCGCAAAGGATTATCCGTGCTTTATGTTACCGGTGAGGAGTCATTGCCGCAGTTGAAGCTCCGCTCGCAGAGGCTTAAAGTATCCGGTGACAACATTACGGTCTTGAATTCGACTTCTATCGAAGAGACCTTCCAGAGCCTCACCTCGGCACACTACGATATAGTTCTTGTCGATTCCATACAGACGATGGCGACCGACCAGCTGGATTCGCCGCCCGGGACGGTAGCTCAGGTGCGGGAAGTGAGTCATCAGTTGATTACCACCGCCAAGGCGATGGGTTTTGGATTGTTTCTTGTGGGCCATGTAACCAAAGATGGCATGGTGGCCGGTCCGAAGCTTCTGGAACACATGGTTGACACAGTGATATATTTCGAGGGTGATTCGACGCATCTTTACCGGATGCTCCGGGCCACCAAAAACCGTTTCGGTTCGGTGGCCGAAATAGGATTGTTTGAGATGATGCCCCAGGGTTTGGTTGAGGTTGGCAACCCATCGTCGCTGTTTATGTCCCACCAGCCGGATCAGCCCCGAAGCGGGTCGGTGATCGCGGCCATTTGTGAAGGGAACCGTCCGATTCTGGTCGAGGTTCAGGCGCTGGTTACATCGGCAAATTATGGCACTCCTCAGCGCGTCGCGGGTGGTATAGACAACAAACGGCTCGCTTTGCTTCTGGCCATACTTGAAAAACGGTGCGGCTACCCGATGGCTTCGAATGATGTTTTCGTATCGGTGGCAGGCGGACTCAAACTCACAGAGCCGGCGCTGGATCTTCCGCTGCTGACAGCCATTGTGTCCTCGCTGCGAAACAAACCGGTTGACGCCCGGACGGCAATCATTGGGGAAGTGGGGCTTTCAGGAGAGGTGCGCGGCGTTACCATGGTTGACCGGCGCATAAACGAAGCCACCCGGCTTGGTTTTAAAACTATGGTACTTCCGCGTGTAAATACCACGCAATCGAAAGACGCGGGCATAAAGCTCGTTCACGCCGATAACATTCAAGCCGCGCTGGACGCTATACTTGGATAAGATTTACTCGTTACAATCTACTGATGGCAAGGCTCGCCGCGGTGAAATCACGACCGGCCACGGCAAGTTTCAGACTCCCGCGTTTATGCCGGTCGGGACTTCGGGAGCGGTCAAGGCGCTTACGGCGGGTGACCTTGAAGAGATCGGTGCGGAGATTGTACTCGGCAATACTTACCATCTGTATTTGCGTCCCGGTACGGAGATAATCAAATCACAGGGGGGATTATCGAGCTTCTCCGGCTGGAACAGACCGATGCTCACCGATAGCGGCGGTTATCAAGTGTTTTCTCTGAGGGACATATCGAAGATCAGCGACGATGGCGTGACGTTTCAGTCGCACCATGATGGTTCTTATCATACCTTCACGCCTGAGAACGTGATGGAGGTTCAGCACGCTATCGGGGCCGACATAATAATGGCATTCGACCAATGCGTGCCTTATCCGGCGGATGAGGGGCTGGCGGCCACCGGTGTGCGAAGGACGTATGATTGGGCGAAACGATGTTCGGCAAGGTACCGGGAGTTGGAAGGAAAAGGGAATTCAAATTATCGGCAGTATCTGTTCGGTATCGTGCAAGGCTCCACGTACGAAAACCTTCGGACGCAATCCGCCGAACAAATTGTGTCCCTTGATTTGCCGGGTAACGCGATCGGTGGTTTGTCGGTAGGGGAGAGCAAGACGGAAATGGAAGATATGCTGGCGCACACGATCGAATATCTCCCGCCGGATAAACCGCGCTATTTGATGGGTGTCGGGTATCCCGAGGACATTCTCATGGCGGTGTCGTATGGTGTGGATATGTTTGATTGTGTCCTCCCCACCAGAAACGCCCGTACCGGCAACGTGTTTACATCGGAAGGTCAGATTGTCTATCGGAACGCCGATTATGCGCGTGATGAACGTCCCCTTGACCCCAATTGTGACTGCAAAGTGTGCCGTCGCTATAGCCGGGCTTACATCCGGCATCTATACAATCAGTCGGAGATAACCGGCATGGTGCTGGCTTCCTATCATTCGAGTTATTTCTATCAAAATCTCCTGAAAAACATTCGGCAGGCGATTTCCGAGGGCAGATTCGATTCGTTCAAGCGGGAATTTCTTCAAAGATACCGCATCAACCGTGACGCTACATCTTTAGAGTAAACAGATAACCGATACTCACCCGGAAGTCGTTGAATCTGACTTCTCGCTTCGCGACCGAATACTGATTTTCATCAATTCTGGATGTAAAGGTGTAATCGGGGCGCGTGTCGGTGAGGCTTATTTCCAACGAAAAAGACTTGTGCCATCGCAGTCCTCCGGTGATTCGGTATCCGAGAACATCGCTCATACCAACGCTGGTGATGTGCTCGTAATTGAACAGCGAGTCGGACGTCTCCGCGGATACATTGAAGTTGTTCATGGAGTAAACCGGTCCGGCGCCCACGTATCCGGTGATCTTCTTTGTGCCCCGGTAGTAAATGGCTTCGATGGAGAACAGGCCGCGATGGAGGCTGCCGCCGGCGTAGACGGGAGAGTTTATGGAGCCGTAGCGATAGTCGAACGCCGCGCGAACGATGAAGGGATGATAGACCATAAGCTCGTATTTGACGGACAAATCCGGCCCGGCTGAAAGGATTGGGCTTGGACCATTGATGCCGGCGGTGAGGTGCAAGTTCATGTAGGCGATCGTGTCCTGCGCGGTAGGGTTCAGGGGGTATAGGGGCAGGCTCATGAAAGTCGCAAAGACTAAGGCCGTCATATCTGTTCTCCCTGGTTAGTTATTCTATTAGTAAAACGATAAAAGAAGTTAAAACGATGATAGGTAATTGAATATGGCGTAATTTTTTTGTGGTATAACGGCTTAAACGACAGAGGAAAGGCGGGGAAGATGGACCTTGATATCAGTGAAGTCGCCATTAGCGGCGGGCATTGTAAGTCGTTGATACGTAAGACAAAAATCTTATATTTTGGGGGCAAAACCGGTTGACATAGGCGCGGAATACGCTATATTAACAGCTTATGTTTTACGGCTGTGAATAAATTCACAAACACGTATGGTAAATAAGACTTTATCGCAAAATAAGTTAATGGAGTGAAAGATGGCTGACGCAAAGGTATATAAGAACTTCATAAACGGGCAGTGGGTCGAATCGAAATCGGGCAAGACGTTCGAAAACAGAAATCCCGCGAACACCGACGATCTTGTCGGTATTTTCCAGAAGTCAACCGCTGAAGACGTCAACATGGCGATCGATGCTGCGGCGGAGGCCTACAAGAAGTGGCGGCTCGTGCCCGCCCCGAAGCGCGGAGAGATTCTCTACAAAGTGGCTAATCGCCTGTTCAAGGAAAAAGAGGCGATCTCGCAGCAGATGACGCGCGAGATGGGTAAGGTGATCAAAGAGACGCGCGGCGACACCCAGGAAGCCATCGATATGACCTACTACATGGCCGGTGAGGGTCGGCGTTTGTTCGGCATGACGACTCCTTCGGAAATGATGAACAAGTTCAATATGACGATTCGTCAACCGCTGGGAGTTTGTTCGTTCATCACTCCGTGGAATTTCCCGATCGCGATTCCGTCGTGGAAGATGATGCCGGCGCTCATTTGCGGCAACACGATCGTTATCAAGCCGGCTACGGAGACACCGGCTTCGGTGGCTTATCTGATGAAAGTCTGCGAAGAGGAAGGAATTCCGGCGGGAGTCGTCAACATGGTTACCGGTTCGGGCGGTGCGCTTGGTGATGCGCTCATCAATCATCCGGCGGTCAGGGTGGTCTCGTTTACCGGTTCGACCGAGGTCGGCCGCAAGGTATCCGAGGCGTGTTCGACCAGTTTCAAGCATTCCTGTCTGGAGATGGGTGGCAAGAACGTACAGATCGTCATGGATGACGCCAAGCTTGATCTGGCGGTTGACGGCGCTCTGTGGGGCGCTTTCGGTACAACCGGTCAGCGCTGCACCGCGACCAGCCGTTTGATTATCCACAAGAGTGTTGCGGATAAGATGATCTCGATGCTGGTTGAGAGAGCCAAAAAGCTCAAAGTCGGCAATGGTCTTGATGAGTCGGTTGATATGGGCCCGTGCGTCAACAAAGGTCAACTTGAAACGGTTCTCAGCTATATTGAAATCGGCAAGAAAGAGGGCGCGCAGCTTTTGTGTGGCGGCGAGAAACTGACCGGTGGCGATTATGACAAGGGATTCTTCGTGAAACCGACTATCTTCGGCGGTGTTACGCAGAAGATGCGTCTGTGGAAAGAAGAGATCTTCGGTCCGGTGCTGAGCATCGGCACGTTTGACACTTTCGAGCAGGCCATTGAGATGGCTAATGATACCGCTTATGGTCTCTCGGCTTCGATTTACACCCAGGATGTTAACCGGGCGTACACGGCGATGCGCGATGTTTACACGGGTATTTTCTACGTCAACGCTCCGACTATCGGCGCCGAGACACACCTTCCGTTCGGCGGAACGAAGGAGACAGGCAACGGCCATCGCGAGGCCGCCACAGCCGCGCTCGATGTATTCAGTGAGTGGAAATCGATTTACGTGGACTTTTCGGGCGTGCTCCAGAGGGCGCAGATCGATAACGCGTAGGATGATTCCCTGGGTTTTGGAAGGCTATGAGTCGCTGCAAATACATACTTCGTGAGAAATCAGGCTGTACGCTCTGGTACCTGATTCTGTTCATCTGGATGGCTTCTTCGATATGACTGCAGAGGTCCGAGTCTGAGATCATGTAATTGCGATTGAAATGAATATGTATAAAAGCAAGTGGAGATAACAATGGCTACGAAAAGAAGGAAGATAATCATCATGGGAGCCGCCGGGCGCGACTTCCACAATTTCAATACCCTTTATCGTGACAACAACGATGTCGAGGTGGTGGCGTTCACGGCGACGCAGATTCCGGATATCGAAGGGCGTAAGTATCCCGCGGTTCTGGCCGGCAGGCTGTATCCGAAGGGCATTCCGATTTACGAAGAGGCTAAGCTTATCGATCTGATCAAGAAACACGATATCGACGAGGTGGTTTTCTCCTATTCGGATGTTCCGTACCAGTATGTGATGGAGAAGGCGGCGTACGTGATGTCTGCCGGGGCCCGTTTCGCGGTCGAGGGCGGCGAGCCGACAATGATCAAGTCGAGCAAGCCGGTGGTGGCAGTGTGTGCCGTCAGAACCGGATGCGGTAAATCGCAGACGACCCGCAAGGTGGCGGAAGTCCTGCAGGCCATGGGCAAGAAGGTTGTCGCTATCCGGCATCCAATGCCGTACGGCGATCTGGCCAAGCAGGCCTGTCAGCGTTTCGCCAAACTGTCGGACCTCGACAAGCACAAATGCACCATCGAGGAGCGTGAAGAGTACGAACCGCACATCAATCGCGGTATCGTTGTATACGCCGGCGTGGATTATGAAATGATCATCCGCGAAGCCGAAAAAGAGGCCGATATCATTTTGTGGGACGGTGGCAACAACGACATGTCTTTCTACAAGACCGACCTTCTGATTACCGTTGTCGACCCGCACCGTCCGGGACACGAGCTTTCCTATTATCCCGGTCAGAACAATCTGTTGATGGCGGACGTGATCGTTATCAACAAGATCGATTCGGCTGATCCGGATGGTATAGCCGAGGTGCGCGAGAATATCGCCGCGTACAACCCGGATGCGATCGTGATCGACGGTGCTTCGCCCATTGAAATTGATAATCCGAGAGCTATGAAGGGCAAGCGCGTTCTCGTCGTCGAGGACGGTCCGACGCTGACCCACGGTGAGATGCCGTATGGCGCGGGCGTAGTCGCGGCGCAGAAGTACGGCGCTGCGGAACTGGTCGATCCGAGACCGTTTACCGTGAAATCAATCACGAAGACTTTCGAGAAGTATCCCGAGATCGGCATTCTTTTGCCGGCTATGGGATATGGCGACGAGCAGGTCAAGGATCTGGAGACGACCATCAATCGGACCAAGTGCGACCTGGTGGTAGTGGCGACTCCGATTGATCTGACGCGCATAATCAAGATTAAGCAGCCGACGGTGCGGGTGTATTACAGCCTTCAGGAGATCGGCACGCCGGATCTTAAGATGGTTCTCGATGATTTCGTCAAGGGCCAGAAAAAAGGCAAAAACAAATAGGAGCATATTGGGAGCGGGCCGAAGAATATCGGCCCGCTTTCAGTTTGGATATACATTCTGACATATGTCTACGATTAAAACAGCTGTTGTTGCTCTTGGCGGCAATGCCATTACCCGTCCCGAGGAAGAAGACACCATCTACAGACAGTTTGCCAACACGCGCAAATCCCTGGACGGCATTGTTGAGCTCGCGCGGGATGGTTACCGGCTGGTGGTGTCTCACGGCAACGGTCCTCAGGTTGGCAACGCTTTGTTGCGGGTCGAGCTGGCGAGGGGAAAGGCCCCGATTCTTCCTCTGGGCGTACTGGTGGCCGACACCGAGGGCGGTATGGGCTATATGATAGAACAGTCGCTTCAGAACCGGCTCAGGGCGGAAAATATCAACAGGCCGGTGGTGACGATTATTACCCAGATGCTGGTCGATGAGAAGGATCCGGCATCGCTCAATCCCACCAAGTATATCGGGCAGTTCTATACGGAGGCGCAGGCGAAGGAGTATTCCGAGTCACGCGGCTGGCAGATGAAGACTGATGCCAACCGTGGTTGGCGCCGCGTGGTGCCGTCGCCCATTCCCTACAAGGCCGTAGAGGCCGAGACAATCAAGTTGCTGGTGGAGAATGGAACAATCGTTATTGCCGCCGGGGGTGGGGGTATCCCGATTTATATCGATGAGAAGGGCAACTACGAAGGTATCGACGCCGTGATTGACAAAGACCTTGCCTCGGCGGTTCTGGCACAGGAGATAGGCGCGGGGATTCTCTCGATTCTGACGTCGGTGGACCAGGTGGCCGTCAATTTCGGCAAGCCTGACCAGAGAAATCTGGCGAAAGTTACGGTTTCGGAGATCAAGAAACTGTATGAAGACGGACATTTTCCGGCCGGCTCCATGGGGCCGAAGATTACAGCAGCCATCAAATTCATCGAAGGCGGCGGCGAGCTGGTGACAATAACATCGCTGGAAAACGCGGCAGCCGCCATTCGCGGCGAGGCCGGTACGAGGATTGTTCCGGATTGATAATGTGTGAATTGTCACAGGATACTATTGAAGATATCCTGAAAAAGGGTAGAATTTACGAAGTCGGCGGCGCGGTGCGCGACCGATTCCTGCTGTTAGGGAAGTCCGTAAAGGACCGGGACTATCTGGTGACCGGCGTACCGTACGACGATTTGACGGGGATATTGAAGGGGCACGGTCGCGTGGATCTGGTCGGAAGGAGTTTCGGCGTCATCAAGTTCACGGAGTTCCGCGACGGTGCGGCTCATACTTTCGATATTACGTTGCCTCGGAAGGAATACTCCACGGGAATCGGCCATAAGGACTTCAAGGTGGATTTCGATCCGCATCTGAGGGTGGAAGATGATCTTTTGAGGCGCGATTTTACCATAAATGCCATGGCTATATCGCTCGACGATGATGTTTTGATCGATCCGCTCAACGGGCGGCTGGATCTTGACAATCGTCAGATTCGCATGGTTTACGACGGTTCATTTGAAGATGATCCGTTAAGAATGCTTCGGGCCATACAATTCGCGGCCAGGTTCAATTTCATGATTGAGCCCAAGACTTTTGAGGCGCTGCGAAGGAACGCGCATCTAATGAAGTCGGTATCCAGTGAACGTATAGCCGAGGAATTGAATAAACTTCTGGAGCTCGCTCCGCGCCCATCGGAAGGCCTCCGCATAATGCACACAACGGGTCTTCTGCGGGAAATCCTACCGGAACTCGAGGCCTGTATTGATGTGGATCAGCCGGGTGGGTACCACAAGTACGACGTTTTTGAGCATACCTTGCATGTTATAGATGCCGCGAAGCCTGATCTCAGGCTGCGGTGGGCAGCGTTGTTTCACGATATTACCAAGCCAAAGCACAAGCGGGTGGTTGAGGATGGGGCGACCTTCTACGGGCATGAAGTCAGCGCTGCGAAGGTGGCCAGAGAGGTGCTTGGTCGTCTCAAGTACTCCAATGACTTGATCAAGGACGTGAGCACGCTCTGTGAAAGGCATATGTTCACGACAGATGTAACGGACAAGGGATTGCGACGGCTGGTAAAGCGGGTTGGGGTGGATCTCATTTTCGACCTGCTTGACTTGCGGCGCGCCGATGTTGAGGGGCAGGGGATGGGCGGTTCGACGGATGATGTCGATCGGTTCGAGGCGGACATCAGGGCGGAACTCGAGAAAAAGCCGCCGTTCGGCCTATCGGATCTCGCTGTCAATGGCTCCGACTTGATGGCAATGTTCGCCATTCAACCGGGACCGGTAATCGGCGACATCCTCGATTATCTGATGGAACGAGTTCTTGACGAACCCGAGTTGAACACCTTCGAGCAGCTTAAGACTATAGCGACGGAATATTATCAAAAAATAGCGAAATATAAACATAGCGACAAGGAAACGAATCAATGAAAATTCACGAGTACCAGGCGAAAGAGATCTTCGCGGACGCCAAGATTCCGGTGCCGGGTGGCGGCATCGCCACGAATCCGGTTGAGGCTTTTGAGATTGCGGAAAGGTACCACAAGCCGGTGATGGTCAAGTCACAGGTGCACGTTGGCGGTAGAGGCAAAGCGGGCGGAATCAAGTTCGCGGAGAACGCCGAGGCCGCCAAAGTGCTGGCGCAGCAGATTATCGGAATGGATATAAAAGGTCTGACGGTCAAGAAGGTTCTCGTGACTGTCGCCGAGGATATCATCTCCGAGTCCTATGTCGGCATCATTCTCGACCGTTCTACGAAGAAGCCGGTGATCATGGTTTCCCCGGCGGGCGGTGTGGATATTGAAGAGGTCGCGGCCAAGACGCCGGAGAAGATTTTCAAGCTGTACGTCGATCCCGTTTTGGGACTGAAGAGCTATCAGGCAAGGAATCTCGCATACAAGCTTTATCGCGATATCGGCCAGGTGCGGGCCGCGGCCGACATAATCATGAAGCTTTACAATGTGTTCTGGAAAGTGGATGCTTCACTTGTGGAGATAAACCCCCTGATTACGAATACAGCCGGTGAAGTTATTGCGCTGGATGCCAAGATCAATATCGATGACAACGCGTTGTATCGCCAGAAGAACATAGCCGCCATGCGTGATCTCGACGCCGAGGACCCGGCGGAAGTGGAAGCGCGCGAGGGTGACCTGTCGTTCGTGAAACTGGACGGTAATATCGGGTGTATCGTCAACGGAGCCGGTCTGGCGAT
The sequence above is a segment of the Candidatus Zixiibacteriota bacterium genome. Coding sequences within it:
- the sucC gene encoding ADP-forming succinate--CoA ligase subunit beta yields the protein MKIHEYQAKEIFADAKIPVPGGGIATNPVEAFEIAERYHKPVMVKSQVHVGGRGKAGGIKFAENAEAAKVLAQQIIGMDIKGLTVKKVLVTVAEDIISESYVGIILDRSTKKPVIMVSPAGGVDIEEVAAKTPEKIFKLYVDPVLGLKSYQARNLAYKLYRDIGQVRAAADIIMKLYNVFWKVDASLVEINPLITNTAGEVIALDAKINIDDNALYRQKNIAAMRDLDAEDPAEVEAREGDLSFVKLDGNIGCIVNGAGLAMATMDLVKRYGGEPANFLDIGGSSNPQKVVTAMKIILSDPKVKAILINIFGGITRCDDVATGIVAAFKELNPTVPVVVRLTGTNEKEAYKILKAVNLPTEDTLDKVVKKAIELAGVE
- a CDS encoding ABC transporter ATP-binding protein, which gives rise to MDTPLIKIEDLHKSFDTQKVLDGVSLEIKRGESIVVIGQSGCGKSVLLKHLIRLMEPDSGQVFFDGEDISKLTFEQLTSLRRRFGMLFQSAALFDSMTVAENVGLGLKEAREHSADEIRRIVNEKLEMVGLQEAGDKDPSELSGGMRKRVGLARAIANSPEVLLYDEPTTGLDPITSDMINELIVHLRERLKVTSVAVTHDMKSAFQIADRIVMLYKGRIEFDGTPEEIKTTDNAVVRQFIAGSASGPIQV
- a CDS encoding ABC transporter permease, which codes for MASGLYELGRHGVNFVRTIGGTFILLGKFAVSLKQVHRSFGLIVEQLYVVGVRSLPLIIIISVFVGAVSAWQAAYQFKFIGAPLRFLGHAVGKAVVIELAPVLSSIVFAGRVGAGITAELGTMKVTEQIDALESMGISPVRYLVMPRVLACLFMVPFLVIFANFVSILGGLVVSVIGVAVSSETFLFGFRDSFQLSDFVNGLVKAAVFGFIIGLVGCYQGFNTRGGAQGVGTATTSSVVISMVLILVFNFIFAVILFRV
- a CDS encoding HD domain-containing protein; protein product: MCELSQDTIEDILKKGRIYEVGGAVRDRFLLLGKSVKDRDYLVTGVPYDDLTGILKGHGRVDLVGRSFGVIKFTEFRDGAAHTFDITLPRKEYSTGIGHKDFKVDFDPHLRVEDDLLRRDFTINAMAISLDDDVLIDPLNGRLDLDNRQIRMVYDGSFEDDPLRMLRAIQFAARFNFMIEPKTFEALRRNAHLMKSVSSERIAEELNKLLELAPRPSEGLRIMHTTGLLREILPELEACIDVDQPGGYHKYDVFEHTLHVIDAAKPDLRLRWAALFHDITKPKHKRVVEDGATFYGHEVSAAKVAREVLGRLKYSNDLIKDVSTLCERHMFTTDVTDKGLRRLVKRVGVDLIFDLLDLRRADVEGQGMGGSTDDVDRFEADIRAELEKKPPFGLSDLAVNGSDLMAMFAIQPGPVIGDILDYLMERVLDEPELNTFEQLKTIATEYYQKIAKYKHSDKETNQ
- the radA gene encoding DNA repair protein RadA; the protein is MANLKKTKTAFFCTNCGAEHSKWQGQCRECAQWNCLVEEKIIVKKSPAKSSLTSQPKKLPEIKYETESGHETGIVELDRVLGGQLLEGMTVLLGGEPGIGKSTLLLQAAEAYSRKGLSVLYVTGEESLPQLKLRSQRLKVSGDNITVLNSTSIEETFQSLTSAHYDIVLVDSIQTMATDQLDSPPGTVAQVREVSHQLITTAKAMGFGLFLVGHVTKDGMVAGPKLLEHMVDTVIYFEGDSTHLYRMLRATKNRFGSVAEIGLFEMMPQGLVEVGNPSSLFMSHQPDQPRSGSVIAAICEGNRPILVEVQALVTSANYGTPQRVAGGIDNKRLALLLAILEKRCGYPMASNDVFVSVAGGLKLTEPALDLPLLTAIVSSLRNKPVDARTAIIGEVGLSGEVRGVTMVDRRINEATRLGFKTMVLPRVNTTQSKDAGIKLVHADNIQAALDAILG
- the arcC gene encoding carbamate kinase; protein product: MSTIKTAVVALGGNAITRPEEEDTIYRQFANTRKSLDGIVELARDGYRLVVSHGNGPQVGNALLRVELARGKAPILPLGVLVADTEGGMGYMIEQSLQNRLRAENINRPVVTIITQMLVDEKDPASLNPTKYIGQFYTEAQAKEYSESRGWQMKTDANRGWRRVVPSPIPYKAVEAETIKLLVENGTIVIAAGGGGIPIYIDEKGNYEGIDAVIDKDLASAVLAQEIGAGILSILTSVDQVAVNFGKPDQRNLAKVTVSEIKKLYEDGHFPAGSMGPKITAAIKFIEGGGELVTITSLENAAAAIRGEAGTRIVPD
- the tgt gene encoding tRNA guanosine(34) transglycosylase Tgt, with amino-acid sequence MDKIYSLQSTDGKARRGEITTGHGKFQTPAFMPVGTSGAVKALTAGDLEEIGAEIVLGNTYHLYLRPGTEIIKSQGGLSSFSGWNRPMLTDSGGYQVFSLRDISKISDDGVTFQSHHDGSYHTFTPENVMEVQHAIGADIIMAFDQCVPYPADEGLAATGVRRTYDWAKRCSARYRELEGKGNSNYRQYLFGIVQGSTYENLRTQSAEQIVSLDLPGNAIGGLSVGESKTEMEDMLAHTIEYLPPDKPRYLMGVGYPEDILMAVSYGVDMFDCVLPTRNARTGNVFTSEGQIVYRNADYARDERPLDPNCDCKVCRRYSRAYIRHLYNQSEITGMVLASYHSSYFYQNLLKNIRQAISEGRFDSFKREFLQRYRINRDATSLE
- a CDS encoding aldehyde dehydrogenase family protein; translation: MADAKVYKNFINGQWVESKSGKTFENRNPANTDDLVGIFQKSTAEDVNMAIDAAAEAYKKWRLVPAPKRGEILYKVANRLFKEKEAISQQMTREMGKVIKETRGDTQEAIDMTYYMAGEGRRLFGMTTPSEMMNKFNMTIRQPLGVCSFITPWNFPIAIPSWKMMPALICGNTIVIKPATETPASVAYLMKVCEEEGIPAGVVNMVTGSGGALGDALINHPAVRVVSFTGSTEVGRKVSEACSTSFKHSCLEMGGKNVQIVMDDAKLDLAVDGALWGAFGTTGQRCTATSRLIIHKSVADKMISMLVERAKKLKVGNGLDESVDMGPCVNKGQLETVLSYIEIGKKEGAQLLCGGEKLTGGDYDKGFFVKPTIFGGVTQKMRLWKEEIFGPVLSIGTFDTFEQAIEMANDTAYGLSASIYTQDVNRAYTAMRDVYTGIFYVNAPTIGAETHLPFGGTKETGNGHREAATAALDVFSEWKSIYVDFSGVLQRAQIDNA
- a CDS encoding cyclic 2,3-diphosphoglycerate synthase, with amino-acid sequence MATKRRKIIIMGAAGRDFHNFNTLYRDNNDVEVVAFTATQIPDIEGRKYPAVLAGRLYPKGIPIYEEAKLIDLIKKHDIDEVVFSYSDVPYQYVMEKAAYVMSAGARFAVEGGEPTMIKSSKPVVAVCAVRTGCGKSQTTRKVAEVLQAMGKKVVAIRHPMPYGDLAKQACQRFAKLSDLDKHKCTIEEREEYEPHINRGIVVYAGVDYEMIIREAEKEADIILWDGGNNDMSFYKTDLLITVVDPHRPGHELSYYPGQNNLLMADVIVINKIDSADPDGIAEVRENIAAYNPDAIVIDGASPIEIDNPRAMKGKRVLVVEDGPTLTHGEMPYGAGVVAAQKYGAAELVDPRPFTVKSITKTFEKYPEIGILLPAMGYGDEQVKDLETTINRTKCDLVVVATPIDLTRIIKIKQPTVRVYYSLQEIGTPDLKMVLDDFVKGQKKGKNK